Proteins co-encoded in one Brassica rapa cultivar Chiifu-401-42 chromosome A02, CAAS_Brap_v3.01, whole genome shotgun sequence genomic window:
- the LOC103853701 gene encoding WRKY transcription factor 8 isoform X2 yields MLSPQGVYESGFELSPSSTEFFNPSFDQQNDFHNAFNYNTSNKSQEVVGSGGAIIESETRISASPSSEADHHHDEDSGKSLGEREADDGGKYDQRAQKVVKTKKKEEKKQREPRVSFVTKTEVEHLEDGYRWRKYGQKAVKNSPYPRSYYRCTTQKCNVKKRVERSYQDPTVVITTYESQHNHPIPTSRRSALFSGPATSNYNSPVSDFIINTPRSFSNDDLLRVPYAAVNVNANYQQQQNQEFQNDYELLKDMFPSVFFKQEP; encoded by the exons TTGATCAACAAAATGATTTTCACAATGCGTTCAATTATAACACTAGTAACAAGAGTCAAGAAGTTGTTGGTAGCGGTGGTGCAATCATCGAGAGTGAAACTAGGATTTCTGCATCTCCTTCGAGTGAGGCCGATCATCATCACGATGAAGATTCCGGCAAGAGCCTGGGGGAAAGAGAAGCTGACGATGGAGGAAAATATGATCAACGTGCTCAGAAAGT AgttaaaacaaagaagaaagaggagaagaagcaaAGAGAGCCACGAGTTTCGTTCGTGACCAAGACCGAAGTTGAACATCTCGAAGACGGCTATCGTTGGAGGAAGTACGGCCAAAAAGCAGTCAAAAACAGTCCTTATCCGAG GAGTTACTACAGATGCACGACGCAAAAGTGCAACGTGAAGAAGAGAGTTGAAAGATCGTACCAAGATCCAACTGTCGTAATCACAACATATGAAAGTCAACACAACCACCCGATCCCGACCAGTCGCCGTTCCGCATTGTTCTCTGGACCCGCCACGTCTAATTATAACTCTCCAGTTTCTGATTTCATCATCAATACTCCAAGAAGCTTCTCAAATGATGATCTCCTCCGAGTGCCATACGCTGCTGTGAATGTAAACGCTAATTATCAGCAACAACAAAACCAAGAGTTTCAGAATGACTATGAGCTTTTGAAGGATATGTTTCCTTCAGTTTTCTTCAAGCAAGAACCTTAA
- the LOC117132054 gene encoding uncharacterized protein LOC117132054, whose translation MAHQFPKRILQEGAETQMDKINNTCRRTLLKAVKVALKDEYEEVLKDPVFGPLLAIIENNLIYSGKIIHSFMCKQLRVSKLHELWFIFAKRPLRFSMQEFYAVTGLKYKEEPDVDFINWKNDKGFWANALKTNAKINLYTIRDELLKVCNEWSYVDRVRLVYLSIIQSFLMAKDWKVYIRQEYIRLVMDFEKLRMYPWGLRAYDELIASILRIGKCISLKNTTSPLPHIGFY comes from the coding sequence ATGGCTCACCAGTTTCCTAAACGCATTCTTCAAGAAGGTGCTGAGACGCAAATGGATAAGATTAACAACACATGTAGAAGGACGCTTCTGAAGGCGGTAAAGGTGGCTCTGAAAGATGAGTATGAGGAAGTTTTGAAAGACCCTGTCTTCGGGCCTCTTCTGGCGATCATAGAGAACAACCTCATCTACTCAGGGAAGATTATTCACAGCTTCATGTGCAAGCAGCTCAGGGTTTCCAAGCTTCACGAGCTGTGGTTTATTTTTGCGAAGAGGCCTCTTAGGTTTTCTATGCAAGAATTTTATGCTGTGACTGGATTGAAGTACAAAGAGGAACCCGACGTAGACTTCATTAACTGGAAGAATGATAAGGGGTTCTGGGCTAATGCGCTGAAGACCAATGCGAAGATCAACTTATATACTATAAGGGATGAGCTCCTTAAGGTGTGTAACGAGTGGTCGTATGTGGACAGAGTGAGGTTAGTGTATCTGTCCATTATACAATCATTCCTCATGGCTAAGGATTGGAAAGTGTATATCCGTCAAGAATACATCCGCTTGGtgatggattttgagaaattgaGGATGTATCCTTGGGGTCTTCGCGCTTATGATGAGCTGATTGCATCAATACTCAGGATTGGAAAGTGTATATCCCTCAAGAATACAACGAGCCCACTTCCTCACATCGGCTTCTATTAG